One Branchiostoma floridae strain S238N-H82 chromosome 1, Bfl_VNyyK, whole genome shotgun sequence genomic region harbors:
- the LOC118430544 gene encoding uncharacterized protein LOC118430544 isoform X2, with the protein MTTLCFRFSSSRNILLDCGGNVASTVELFKETYPGGREFIIHSFEMDPRLAPYFAAYPDAVFHNPVAVSNKDSFTMSYLETVWFPERSLRKNKDGMMGGGTIFAYDDEKKDNKTGGARNLSRHIRVKTIDFSKWLRENIHEEDYVIFKLDVEGAEYDILQKMVDDGTFHLIDKFYGECHFWHPTGWNEHQRQELLKKIKTIGFTKTYWAGEERTYADFDDLHQSQVTYDAPGIGGQVLSTCSPSSSGELSVSVVVQVGMNLKSARKLVTTLQAYPKRFPITLFMYGDFAESHPEVLREWASYFNIGMRENQPYPYGIFEMQNFNITRESIVSSEMRLNEVGIPVYYYLPDAIQGRIKTIAQKRKLRIVVPTVIFPPKENGILTWDNYHQHHDVARVPKALRLIDSQLMNSGGILCLDSDFPDSVMISVFLMDYLVEMSQYELVNLDKCF; encoded by the exons ATGACAACTCTCTGCTTTCGATTTTCGAG CTCTCGAAATATTCTTTTAGACTGTGGGGGAAACGTTGCATCTACGGTGGAACTATTCAAAGAGACCTACCCAGGAGGCCGTGAATTTATCATTCATTCCTTTGAAATGGATCCCCGCTTAGCTCCGTACTTTGCGGCCTACCCCGATGCTGTTTTTCACAACCCTGTTGCTGTATCAAACAAAGACA GCTTTACCATGTCATATCTTGAAACCGTGTGGTTTCCCGAAAGAAGTTTAAGAAAGAACAAAGATGGGATGATGGGAGGAGGAACAATTTTCGCTTACGACGACGAAAAGAAGGACAACAAGACTGGGGGCGCCAGGAATCTTTCTCGCCACATTCGTGTTAAAACCATTGACTTTTCAAAGTGGCTCCGTGAAAACATCCACGAAGAGGATTATGTTATCTTTAAACTGGACGTCGAAGGGGCAGAATATGATATCTTGCAAAAGATGGTAGATGACGGGACATTCCATCTTATCGACAA ATTTTATGGAGAATGTCACTTCTGGCATCCTACTGGCTGGAATGAACATCAGAGACAAGAACTTTTgaagaaaattaaaacaattgGATTCACAAAGACGTACTGGGCTGGTGAGGAGAGAACTTATGCCGACTTCGATGATCTGCATCAATCTCAG GTAACATACGACGCCCCTGGAATAGGAGGACAGGTCCTTTCCACATGCTCCCCGTCCTCATCTGGCGAACTCTCCGTGTCTGTCGTCGTGCAAGTTGGAATGAATCTTAAGTCCGCTAGGAAGCTGGTGACTACCCTACAGGCGTACCCCAAAAGATTTCCAATCACCCTGTTCATGTATGGGGATTTTGCAGAGTCACATCCAGAAGTTTTACGCGAGTGGGCGAGCTACTTTAACATTGGAATGCGTGAG AACCAGCCCTATCCATACGGGATTTTTGAAATGCAGAATTTCAACATTACTCGAGAGAGTATAGTTAGTTCTGAGATGCGACTGAACGAAGTGGGGATTCCGGTCTACTACTATTTACCAGATGCTATACAAGGACGGATCAAAACTATAGCTCAGAAACGGAAACTCAGGATAGTTGTACCAACTGTCATATTTCCTCCTAAAG AGAATGGGATCTTGACGTGGGATAACTACCATCAACACCATGACGTGGCGAGGGTTCCTAAAGCACTTCGACTGATCGACAGCCAGCTGATGAACAGTGGAGGGATCTTATGTTTGGACTCCGACTTTCCGGACAGCGTGATGATCTCCGTGTTTCTGATGGACTACCTTGTAGAAATGTCTCAGTATGAGTTAGTCAACCTCGACAAGTGTTTCTGA
- the LOC118430606 gene encoding NXPE family member 3-like, with product MVWCFLDETRNISEWTPCSSNIVNRVNLRDFYDFSKPTINVSFYCQRPKRPIHCPSITVCHRDNKGTLSVQDEMLTADEKKMFPRDLSLEETSSSIKIRTRGIRVAGSTLPLCAPRLPETVSEGYWFNGTWNGLRCQTRRFPSARSMLECLRNKSLHFLGDSTTKQWWKYLTTFLGLGNREPDRYRTSSVNNEYNINLTFLFHQFPTNAKLTIGVNRLSYVAEGIDDIVGGPDVVIILGLWAHYMAEPMETFRSRVWGIRHAIERLHSRYPDTMVIWRTSNTNHHGRLRHFVENSDWYSYQLLLEVKKILEDVNVAILDVWEMSESMWHDAILHPPEDVIKEHVNLLLSYICAD from the exons ATGGTGTGGTGCTTTCTGGATGAAACAAGAAACATTTCTGAGTGGACGCCTTGCTCAAGTAATATTGTTAACCGCGTCAATCTTCGCGACTTTTATGACTTTTCCAAACCGACAATAAATGTTTCCTTCTACTGCCAACGTCCAAAACGTCCAATTCACTGTCCATCAATAACAGTGTGTCATCGTGACAATAAGGGCACTTTATCCGTGCAGGATGAGATGCTCACTGcagatgaaaagaaaatgttcCCCAG GGATCTGAGCTTGGAAGAAACGTCATCTAGCATCAAAATTCGAACTAGAGGCATTC GAGTTGCAGGAAGCACCCTACCACTCTGCGCACCTCGCCTGCCAGAGACAGTGTCAGAAGGCTATTGGTTCAACGGAACCTGGAACGGCCTAAGATGCCAAACAAGACGATTTCCCTCAGCTCGATCAATGTTAGAGTGTCTGCGAAACAAATCATTGCATTTTCTGGGGGATTCCACGACAAAGCAGTGGTGGAAATATTTAACAACTTTCCTTGGCTTAGGTAACAGGGAACCTGACCGTTACAGAACATCAtcagtaaacaatgaatataacatcaacttgacatttttatttcatcaatTTCCTACCAACGCAAAATTGACAATAGGAGTTAACAGGCTCAGTTATGTAGCAGAGGGCATTGATGACATTGTAGGAGGACCGGATGTTGTGATAATTTTAGGGTTATGGGCACACTACATGGCTGAACCTATGGAAACATTCCGTTCACGAGTCTGGGGCATTCGTCATGCCATAGAAAGACTGCACAGCCGTTATCCAGACACAATGGTCATCTGGCGAACTAGTAATACCAATCACCACGGTCGGCTCCGTCATTTTGTAGAAAACAGCGATTGGTATTCCTACCAACTTTTATTGGAAGTTAAAAAAATCTTGGAAGACGTAAACGTTGCGATCCTAGATGTCTGGGAAATGTCGGAGTCTATGTGGCATGACGCTATTCTGCATCCACCCGAGGATGTTATCAAGGAGCATGTAAATCTGCTATTGTCTTACATTTGCGCTGATTAA